One Natator depressus isolate rNatDep1 chromosome 13, rNatDep2.hap1, whole genome shotgun sequence genomic region harbors:
- the LOC141997509 gene encoding olfactory receptor 14A16-like — protein sequence MSNQTILTEFLLLGFSDVQELQILHFVVFLLIYLAALMGNLLILMVVALNHHLHTPMYFLLMNLSILDLGSISVTIPKSMANSLTNTRVISYPGCVAQVFLFLLFTAADFALLTIMAYDRYVAICQPLHYESIMNRGACVQMAASAWITGIVYTSLHTGNTFRLHFCQSNVINQFFCEIPQLLKLACSDSYLSEIGLLAFSVFLSLNCFVFIIVSYVQIFKTVLRIPSEQGRHKAFSTCLPHLTVVSLLLSTGFFAYLESTSSSASGLDLMVAVLYSVVPPVMNPIIYSMRNTEIKAASKKLIVWRLFTNKKNVRH from the coding sequence ATGTCCAACCAAACCATCCTGACCGAGTTCCTTCTCCTGGGATTCTCTGATGTTCAGGAGCTGCAGATTTTGCACTTTGTGGTGTTTCTGCTGATTTACCTGGCAGCCCTGATGGGGAATCTTCTCATTCTCATGGTTGTAGCCCTGAACCAccaccttcacacccccatgtacttcctCCTGATGAATCTGTCTATCCTAGATCTTGGCTCCATCTCTGTCACCATCCCCAAATCCATGGCCAATTCCCTCACAAACACCAGGGTGATTTCTTATCCTGGATGTGTCGCCCAAgtgtttctctttctcctcttcacTGCAGCTGATTTTGCCTTACTCACTATCATGGCATATGACAGATATGTCGCCATCTGCCAACCACTGCACTACGAGAGCATAATGAACAGGGGAGCTTGTGTCCAAATGGCAGCCAGTGCCTGGATTACTGGTATAGTCTACACTTCACTGCACACTGGGAACACCTTCAGGTTACACTTCTGCCAGTCCAATGTCATCAACCAGTTCTTCTGTGAAATCCCCCAGCTACTCAAGCTTGCCTGCTCTGACTCATACCTCAGTGAAATTGGGCTTCTTGCCTTTAGTGTGTTTTTAAGTTTAAActgctttgtttttataattgtGTCTTATGTTCAGATCTTCAAAACCGTGCTGAGAATCCCCTCTGAGCAGGGCCGGcataaagccttctccacctgcctcccTCACCTCACTGTGGTCTCTTTGTTACTTTCCACTGGCTTCTTTGCCTACCTGGAATCCACCTCCAGCTCAGCATCAGGGCTGGATCTCATGGTGGCTGTTCTCTATTCTGTGGTGCCTCCAGTGATGAATCCGATCATCTACAGCATGAGGAATACGGAGATCAAAGCTGCATCAAAGAAACTGATTGTGTGGAGGTTATTCACCAACAAAAAAAATGTCCGTCATTGA